The genomic segment agaatataactactataatactgcctcctatatacaagaatataactactataatactgcctcctatatacaagaatataactactataatactgctcctatatacaagaatataactactataatactgcccctatatacaagaatataactactataatattgctcctatatacaagaatataactactataatactgctccgatatacaagaatataactactataatactgcccctgtattcaagaatataactactataatactgctcctatatacaagaatataactactataatatcgctcctatatacaagaatataactactataatactgctcctatatacaagaatataactactataatactgctcctatatacaagaatataactactattatactgctcctatacacaagaatataactactataatactgcctactatatacaagaatataactactataatactgttcataaatacaagaatatgactactataatactgccccctatatacaagaatataactactataatactgctcctatatacaagaatataactactataatactgttcctatatacaagaatataactactataatatcgctcctatatacaagaatataactactataatatcgctcctatatacaagaatataactactaataaTGAAGATATAGGGGGCGCCCTTCACTGTTGACATTATTTTAAATAGTACAGGTGATGCTGACCACTATATATAGTGCATGGAAGTTTTTATCGCCACCCGGTGGTAAATGAAGGTACTGCAGTAACATTATGTTTGTTTTTCTCAGCACCTCTGTAGAGATGATCACATCTGTCCCTGTCCCCCTGGGGCTCAGTATAATACTCACACACACAAGGATCTATTTCACAGGTAGCCAATTAGTCTGattctgatacattgtaacaaagcaTCAGACTGCTGACATGATTGGCTTACAGAGGATTGtccacactgatacattgtaaaaaaaaacatcagactTCATACATGATTGGCTTACAGAGGATTGTCcacataagtgtttcccaaccagggtgcctcctgctgttgcaaaactacaactcccagcatgcccggacagcgaaaggctgtccgggcatgctgggagttgtagttttgcaacagctggaggcatcctggttgggaaacactggtccacactgatacattgtaacaaagcaTCAGACTGCTGACATGTTTGGCTTACAGAGGATTGtccgcactgatacattgtaacaaagcaTCAGACTGCTGACATGTTTGGCTTACAGAGGATTGtccgcactgatacattgtaacaaagcaTCAGACTGCTGACATGATTGGCTTACAGAGGATTGtccgcactgatacattgtaacaaactgtaTGATGTCTGGTGCCCCCCGCAGGTGATGCTGGAGCAGATGCAGGGGGTGGTCCGCCTGGAGCTGTCGGGGTGTAATGACTTCACGGAGGCCGGCCTTTGGTCCAGCTTACACGGACGCATCACTTCTCTGAGTGTCAGTGACTGTATCAATGTGGCGGATGACGCCGTGGCCGCCATCTCCCAGCTCCTCCCCAACCTGGGCGAGCTGAACCTACAGGCCTACCACGTAACGGACACGGCGCTGGCATACTTCACTGCCAAACAGGGCCGCGCCACACATACGCTGCGCCTCCACTCCTGCTGGGAGATCACCAACCACGGGGTGGTCAATGTGGTCCACAGCCTGCCCAACCTGACTGTCCTCAGCCTCTCGGGGTGCTCGAAAGTCACAGATGACGGGGTGGAGCTGGTGGCTGAGAACCTGCGGAGACTGCGAGGCCTGGACCTGTCCTGGTGCCCCCGACTCACAGACACCGCCCTGGAGTACATCGCGTGTGACCTGCACAAGCTGGAGGAGCTGGTCCTGGACAGGTGGGTGCTGGGGCGGATCAAGTAGTCATTCTCAAACCAACCTCAACCATGTAAGTTGTCTTGATTTACTGGAGAAGCCCCCTTTATCAGCCTTACTCTGTGACTTGCAGTACCACTTTACACCACTGCGATtaactaaaggggtattccggtgccgtgtatttaaataaaatcaccctaAGATATTTAcagtaacttactaatataatgttatggcAAAGTTTACTGGCTTCAGTGTGCTTTAGTGTCAtttacccctgacaggaagttgtgtagtcctctcaatgtcagtgtggtgttgtcctgGCAGcttccacagctcctccctctctcctgacagaaagttgtgtaatcCCCTCATTGTCAGTGTTGTGTTGTCTTAGCAGCCCCCCAACTTCTCCCTCTCTctttacaggaagttgtgtagtcctcttattgtcaatGTGTTATTGTTTCAGCAGCTTCCTGACTTctgcctctctcctgacaggaagttgtgttgtctTCTCAatatcagtgtggtgttgtctcagtagctcccctgctcctccttctgtcctgacaggaagttgtgttgtcctCTCATTATCACTGTGGTGTTGTTCCAGCAGCTCCCCAacttctccctctctcctgacaggaagctgtgttgtcctctcattgtcagtgtggtgttgtctcagcagctcttccccttctccctctctccatacagaaagttgtgtagtcctctcattatcaGTGTGATGTTGTCACAGCTGATCCCTGgctcctccttctctcctgacaggaGGTTGTGTTGTCCTCTCATTGTCGGTGTGgcgttgtctcagcagcttccttgctcttcctctcctgacaggaaattgtgtatccttctcattgtcagtgtggtgttgtctcagcagctcttcAACTTCTCCCTCTTTCcatacagaaagttgtgtagtcctatcATTATCAGTGTGGTGTTCTCTCAGCAGTTCCCAGcttattgggacatttaaaaaaagattgaggtgtggttacagcatgctaccttgtgctgaacaatgtcacaggcagaggagcagacagggaatgcatAGCAGGTGTTGCAACTTCCCTAATTGGGccatagtctgctgtgaaataaGATATTCTGCAATCGCTCTGGGCggggaactggcaggagtgctgtgggagggGAGTAGGCAGGGTAGGAGGACAGTGATTAAGagagaaagcaatgcattctgggaattgtagtactgagcaactgcccAACTAGGAACAAGACTAAGAACTGGGGCGGACAGGTTAGCAATTCTCTATACTGcagcatttttttatggtatatttttatctgtgtacccctttaaaggggtactccagtggaaaacatttttttttaggtctttataagtcaactggtgccagaaagttatacagatttgtaaatgacttctattaaaaaaatctttactcttcctgtacttattagcagctgtatgctacagaggaaattctgttctttttgaatttctttttttgtcttgtccacagtgctctctgctgacacctgatgcccatatcaggaactgtctagagcaggagaaaatcccaattgcaaacctctcctgctctggacagttcctggcacggacagaggtgtcagcagagagcactgtggacaagacaaaaaaaaagaaattaaaaaatcaaagaatttcctctgtagcatacagctgctaaaaagtactggaagggtaacttttttttttttttttttttaatcaactggtgccagaaagttaaacagatttgtacatttcttctatttaaaaatcttaatcctttcagtacttattagcagctgtatgctacagaggaaattctttgctttttgaatttcttttttgtcttgtccactgtgctctctgctgacacctctgtccatgtcaggaactgtccagagcagcataggtttgctatgaggattttcctcctgctctggacagttcctgatacgggcatcaggtgacagcagagagcactgtggacaagacagaaaagaaattcaaaaagaaaagaatttcctctatagcatacagctgctaataagtactggaagggtaaagatttttttttaatagaagtcatttacaaatctgtttaactttctggcaccaggtgacttataaagacctaaaaaaaaattaatacagggtttcccaaccagggtgcctccagctattgcaaaactacaactcccagcatgcccggacagccagaggctgtccgggcatgctgggagttgtagttttgcagcagcaggaggcacccaggttgggaaacactgcactaatctATATAATACAATGTTTTAATGAGAAGACTGACTGTAAATGAATCCTGGGGTTACTGGCAGCGGCACCCTGCTCGCACACAATGAAGGGGATATAATGGGTATTGGTGTTTCTCTCCTCAGGTGTGTGCGGATCACAGACACCGGACTTAGCTACCTGTCCACAATGTCCTCACTCCGCACCCTGTACCTCCGCTGGTGCTGCCAGGTAAAACCACCGCTACACTGTAGCCTCCATATCCAATGTAGTAcatcattcacaccacgtttttgcaatacagttcccgtatcaggtttttgatgaaaaacagattcctcaaaacccgactaaactgtatcaaaacgtgtgtacaaattttaacccatatacagtaaaagaaaacgaaaaaacaaaacaaatacggtttgaaaaatgatgtccggttgcatctgttttttaagaaaaaaaaactgatacattttttacttttcactccattattaataaagtttcacttgtttgattgaaattcccaaaaaaaaaaaactgtgcaaagtcaaaaaccgtatggtgaaaaccggatggaaccgtatgcacatagttctgtacggttcccattgactcctatgttaaaaaaaaaaaaacgtatatggtttaagggtacgttcacacgggcggatttatttgcaggtttcccgctgcgtatttgaaagggggcgagctcttctcggctgtccgcagcagattttccgcggcggaatttacgcagtgGAAAATCCGtcgcagaccctactgactttagtggggcttgcggcggattttccgcagcggacggccgagaagagcccgctcccaaatacgcagcgggaaacacgcaaataaatccgccagtgtgaacgtaccctaatactgtttttcacccggaccaaaaaccgtggtaggctacggttttgggtatgggaaaaaaagggacaagacgcaaaatggatgcatggtttggcgtacggttttcacattgaaaacatatatgggaactataatgcaaaagcgtggtgtgaatgcagcctaattctACCATTTTacactatcatgtgtgatactgtctgctgagctactgtatctaatcctttcaTTTATGTATAGACTCATCTATTGAGCCAGGATATTTTAGCCTTGCGAtattgtatctaatcctattatgAATGTTTTTTGTCTGCTGAGCTCAATGTATTAAAACAGATTGTCCAGCACTAGCGTTgctttcttctataaaaaaataaataaaaaaaaacagtgccacccctgtcctcaggttgtgtatggtattacagctcagcttcattcatttcaatggaactgagctgcaataccttacgcaacctgaggacaagagtggcgctgttcatggaagaaagcagctatgtttttctattcctggacaacccctttaaaggtaaaggTATGTATcgaaattatttatatatattctataaaattttatttaaaattttacaagtcacttttcatcaaTTATAAAAGGAAaacgtctttaaccccttaaaggggtgctccggtggaaaacattttcttttaaatctactggtgccagaaagttgaacagatttgtaaatgacttctattaaaaaaaaatctttacccttccagtacttattagcagctgtatgctacagaggaaattcttttctttttgaatttcttttttatcctGTCAAcaatgctatctgctgacacctgatgtccgtatcaggaactgtccagagcaggagagaatccccatagcaaacctctcctgctctggacagttcctgatacggacagaggtgtcagcagagagcactgtggacaagaaaaaaaactaaataaaaaaataatagaatttcctctgtagcatacagtacagctgctaataagtacttaaaggattaacatttttaaatagaagtaatttacaaatctgtttaactttctggcaccagttcatttaaaaaaaaaaaaagttttccaccgcagtactcctttaagcctgtcatgtgtgataccttTTGCtgggctggtgtatctaagcctctcttGTGTGACACTGTTCTGTTGTAAgaaataagtaagtgacccccaTTGGAATTTCCTGGATTTCTGTATTAGTTACAATTAAAGTTgaaatgcccgggctgcaaaaactacaaaactatctttaactcaccttcctacattccccgttGCAGCGGTATCGGCGTCCCGTTCCTCCGGCACTGCTCGGGTCCATGCTTCTTATCCTCGGAACGTCGCACGCACTGCAGTCATTAtattgccggccgcagcgatgtccgacCTCGGCCCGTAATAGGTTGAGCGCACAGTCATGTAAGGAGcacgggcagcagggagaaggaggGGCCCAGGCTGAGGCGATGCCGATACCGccgcaacgggggaatgtagtttttgcagcccgggcacaggggaagggAAAAGTTTTCCGCCACATTCATCCTTTAAAATCTGGTCACAAACATCTATAGACGACACACAACCAGTTGTCTACGTGCTCGTTCACACCGCCGATGGGCTCCGTCCTGTTCAGGAAGCAGAATACTCCCTAATGTTTACTCACTAAAAGACATCATTAGTACAACTGTGGGTTCAGAGCTTAGTTACACTGTGTGTGTCCATAATTGTGTCTTAGAGAACATTCAAACCAGAATTAGAAACCCAGGAGGACATCCCAAAGGGTTCATttactttttctccctgcactgtgaatgtttactcaCAAAAAATAGTAAATAGTACAACTGTGTGCTCAGAGTGTAGTTATACTATGTGTGTCTATGATTGTGACTTAGAGAACAATCAAGCCAGAATCAGAACCCTCAATTGGACATCccaaagggttcacttactttttctccctgcactgttgaTATTTACTCACTAAAATTAGTAAATAGTACAACTGTGTGTTCAGAGTGTAGTTACACTATGTGTGTCTATGATTGTGACTTAGAGAACAATCAAACCAGACTCAGAACCCCCAGGAGGACATCccaaagggttcacttactttttctccctgcactgtgattGTTTATTTACTAAAAATAGTAAATAGTACAACTGTGTGTTCAGAGTGGGGTTATACTATGTATGTCCATGATTGTGACTTAGAGAACAATCAAACCAGAATCAAAACCCCAGGAGGACATCccaaagggttcacttactttttctccctgcactgtgaatgtttactcaCTAAAAATAGTAAATAGTACAACTGTGTGCTCAGAGTGTAGTTATACTATGTGTGTCTATGATTGTGACTTAGAGAACAATCAGACCAGAATCAAAACCCCAGGAGGACATCCCAAAGGGTCCACttactttttctccctgcactgtgaatgtttactcaCTAAAAATGTGTGATTCTGTGCTGCTACATCTatgcctatcatgtgtgatactctaaatcagtgtttccaaaccagggtgcctccagcagttgcaaaactacatctcccagcatgcccggacagccaaaggctgtccgggcatgctgagagttgtagttttgcaacagctggaggcacctggttgggaaacactgctctaaatccTAGATGAATCTGGTCATTGAAGCATCGTCTTGTGTTTTAGGTACAGGATTTTGGTCTGAAGCATCTCCTGGGTATGAAAAGTTTACGTCTCTTATCTCTGGCCGGTAAGTGGAGGATCTTGGCTCCGTTtatatgatggtggttgtagtactgTGTGCCGGATGTTGCGGTTCTGAAGATACTCATCATTCTTGGTGTCTCCCCACAGGTTGTCCTCTTCTCACCACCACCGGCCTTTCGGGTCTCGTTCAGCTTCAGGACCTAGAAGAACTGGAATTGACCAACTGTCCTGGTGCCACTCCGGAGCTTTTcaagtactactcccagcacctGCCTCGCTGCGTGGTGATCGAGTAACCAGCCGGAGCCGAGATGTTCAACAATATTCGAGCCGTCTCCTCCGAAACCATTCCCAGCACCGACCGGAGACTTTGGCTGCGGGGGGTTCTGACACCCGAGTCATTGATTTGCTGACAAAGCAAAAAGGGAGCAAGATCCTGGGAGATGTTTGACGCTCCGGTTTGTGAAGACCTCATTCCATGTCCCGAAGTCAGGGTTGTATTATTTCCCACGCCTCATCTCTTGTCTTCTCTGTCGTGGATTGATACTCACAACAAGTAGAGCCGGCTCCCATCCGAAACCCCATCGACGTTCTCTCTGCAAGGATTCTATGGTGTGAGGTGGAGTGCTGCCCATTGTGGAGTGTTGCTTCCAGTTCCAGTGGTGGTCCTCCATAGTCTGGTTCCTAATGCTTTCGAAGATGATTCTTTTTCGGTTGTTTACTTCTGGATGGTCATTGATTCtggatttatttttaaatatatcccAAAAATTGGAAACATCAAAGAATACAGTACCAACGgtatgaagaagaagaagaagaagagtttCAGCTGGATTATGGGGTTTCTTCTCGATACGGAAAGTTCTTTAGAAAGGTTTCGATTGGTTGTTGTAAAGTCCGAACTCCACCTTATGGCTCCAGTTCAGATGGAGTAGTTGGAAAGTTCCATTCTGTACCACAATCTCATGccgcctttctttttttttaacactttgtcGACCTCTGGTCTCTATATATAGTGTAGACATCTCCAACATCTGCCTGTTGCTACTTCTTGCTCAACGTTTCGATATCTTGTCCTAGAGGAACCACCTTCACAATGGTTTTGGTGACCTGAGTGTCCTGAAGAAGTTGCGGTAGTGGTGGCACATAAGTGAAAACTTCAATTTGGCCAAGACATTAGACCTGAAATAATGGAGGACCACCAAAGGTCTGTTAGGTTGAGTCGATTTCCTGCAACTTTCTACCTACAAGAAGATCTTGGTTGGCATTGGGTTGTCGTTGTGCCGTATCTTGATTGATGTTGATGCCACCAGACGTGTAGGGTAGACTGTACCATGTGGTGTAGACTCTGACCAGAGGGACATAAGGCAGGAGATACCTTGTATAAACCTTTTTGCTTGGATCGGGAGAGGTTCCGTCCCTTGTACATCTTCCCGGCTTGCCCTAGTGCCTGTACATTGATGCTGTTGCTCGATTCACTGCTTTCATCAAGATGGAGGACATTCCTGTTCATCTCTCCCCTCCATCACCGGCCACCCCAGAAGACCAGGGACaagcagtgtgttttttttttgttcttacaACATTTGTGATTTTTGACACCTTTGTTCTGAGTTCACGAGAACCGTGAGACGTCACATGACGTGATAGTAAAAAGGAAGCTTCAGGGGTTCACATACAATCAGACATTCCTTTCTGTTCTCTGTCCATGGATGATTCCTTCTCTCTAGGTATCGCCCCTctcatcctctctctctctcatcttcccATATACCACGGTCTGTCTCTATGTATGCGTGTCCCATGTTCTGGCCCATTCCCAGCATGTTTCTCTCCTCCTGTCTCTTCTTCGGACTCCTCTCAGTTCTGGAGAGCACTGTCTATGGAACAATCTTGTGCTGTTTTTTCACCATgctttaaatatattaaaatatataagaaTTCCGAGTTTTCATGCAGAGgaacatggctgcctgtctctGTCTCATCTATCTGCTCGTGTCTCCTACTACGTTTGCAAGTAGCGAGTGCAAGAGATCAGCCCTCACATCACTTACAGCACTTATTCTGCATTTTACTGTTattttggcactgtatggtgctTTTATTTGTAATACAGttatattatttgagcactgtatgacatTGGTCACTTTGCAGTAGTATAATTTGAGCGCTGTATGACATTGACCACCTTGCAGCAGTATTATTGGAGCACTGTATGACATTGGACACTTTGCagtagtattatttgagcactgtatggcattGGACACTTTGCagcggtattatttgagcactatatgacATTGGACACTTTGCagtagtattatttgagcactgtatgacatTGGACACTTTGCagtagtattatttgagcactgtatgacatTGGACACTTTGCAGTAGTATTACTTGAGAGCTGTATGACATTGGCCACTTTGCagtagtattatttgagcactgtatcaCAGTGGACACTTTTCAgtagtattatatgagcactgtatgacaTTGTACACTTTTCAGTAGTATTACTTGAGCTCTGTATGGCATTGGCCACTTTGCagtagtattatttgagcactatatgacATTGACCACTTTGCagtagtattatttgagcactgtatgacatTGGACACTTTGCAGTAGTatcatttgagcactgtatggcactggaCACTTTGCAGTAGTATTATTTGAGCGCAGTATGACGTTGGACACTTTGtagcagtattatttgagcactgtatggcactggaCACTTTGCAGTAGTATTATTTGAGCGCTGTATAACATTGGAAACTTTGCAGTAGTatcatttgagcactgtatggcactggaCACTTTTCAGTAGCATTATTTGAGTACTGTATGACATTGGACACTTTGCCGtgttattatttgagcactgtatgacatTAGACACTTTGCagtagtattatttgagcactatatgacATTGGACACTTTGCagtagtattatttgagcactgtatgacatTGGACACTTTGCAGCTGTATTATTTGAGTTCTGTATGACATTGGACACGTTGcagtggtattatttgagcactgtatgacatTGGACACTTTGCAGTGGTATtacttgagcactgtatggcattGGACACTTTGCAGTAGTATT from the Hyla sarda isolate aHylSar1 chromosome 8, aHylSar1.hap1, whole genome shotgun sequence genome contains:
- the FBXL16 gene encoding F-box/LRR-repeat protein 16, whose product is MSNTTNGDTKAQCLPRNGLVKIPGPTNGLGSASITKGTPAVKNRICQPPSVPSILSQAFPKHQEHVPPSVLPILPPPPTHNIPLGHSPGEDNPPVPCGPSLDRVQGQGMDCHLALEEKILNRLFCYFSACEKCVLAQVCKTWRRVLYQPRFWVSLMPVLHAKELYNILPTGDKEFVNLQGFAVRGFDSFCLVGVSDLDICEFIDNYPLSKKGVKSVSLKRSTITDAGLEVMLEQMQGVVRLELSGCNDFTEAGLWSSLHGRITSLSVSDCINVADDAVAAISQLLPNLGELNLQAYHVTDTALAYFTAKQGRATHTLRLHSCWEITNHGVVNVVHSLPNLTVLSLSGCSKVTDDGVELVAENLRRLRGLDLSWCPRLTDTALEYIACDLHKLEELVLDRCVRITDTGLSYLSTMSSLRTLYLRWCCQVQDFGLKHLLGMKSLRLLSLAGCPLLTTTGLSGLVQLQDLEELELTNCPGATPELFKYYSQHLPRCVVIE